The genome window AATAATATAGTCTAATGTATTTAACCCGAGAAAAGgattattgtattgtattgtcATAGAGACAAAGAGGAGAATCATATGCTCCAAGACCATTTCATTTATTAAGTACATGCATTGATGCGCTATGGATATCAGCATGAATAATTAAAGATGCTCGGTGCTGTCCTTTAGAATTTACATCTATAGTATCAATAAAATGATGTAGGAGGAGTTTAGTAGTTTTATAATAATTGAAAGTCTCTTCATTATTATAAAACTACTAAACTCGTCCTACATCATAAAAAGCTAGGATATATTTGATAGTGGGATTCTAACTCGTGTTTTATAAGCAACCCCTCTGTGATGGGGTATTCATCATTGCGataataaaattgaagaaagtTGATAACGTAGGACTCGTTTATGTAAgaacttactcgtgttgcatatGCAATCGCTTTCTAAGATGGATTTTTTACATGAACAAGTTCTAAAAGGTTCAATCTTGATTTACGCTCAACCTATAAAGGAGCCAAAATTTAATAGTGATAAAAAGGTTTAAGAAGCCTAAAAGGCTAGATTCTTGAATTGTAATTGACCAAGATGGACTTGGGTCAATTAAGTAAGTAATTATTTTTGGTTGATCCGCTATTACATTTAATTTACAAAGTAAATGTTTGATCCTTTATTACTTCCTAATTATGTAAAAGGATTTAATAGGTAGAGCTGTTAGAGTATGAATAATTACTCCATATGTTGGATGTAAtagaattttaattttgaatgatTGCATTGTGAGAGACTTTGTCATATACAAGTTTTCTAGCTTGTTCCATAACCCTTTgacggttttttttttgtctgcaaCCTCCCAGAACACCACATCCGCAAGAGATAATTGAATCGTGTTGAAGTTGatgctctttcttttgttttgtttgttcttgTCTAGTGCGGTGTCGTTTCATGTCCTTAGTCAAAACTACGTCGTTTATATGTTTTTGGTCTTTTTAGGTCTGCTGTGCTTTTTGTTCTGTAGTTGTAACAAAAACATCTGATATACGATTCTCTCTCAATTTTTGGTTTCTGGCTTAACCTTGATATGTGTTATAGTAATGGAATGTTCAGTACCTTGATAGtcttacatggtatcggagcatagaTCGTCTGGGTTTAGTGCTTCTCAAATCTCTTCGGTTCGTATCATCAAACCCTAGATGTCGAATCCAGCAAATCCAACAACAAGCAGTCTGCCCATCTTTGCAGGTGAGAAGTATGACTACTGGTCTACCATTTTACGTACGTATTTCAAATCAAAAGGCTTATGGGAGTTCATTGAGTTTGGATGTCCTGTGTGTGTAACTGATGAAAATGAATCCAGCGGAACCTCGGGGAAAAAAGGGTCTGGAAAGGGTGTTGTTGATGAGGTTAAAAAGAAGGAGATAGAAAAGGACAATACTGCTCTTCTGGTTATTCAAACCACCGTGGCTGAAGTAATTTTTCCACGCATTTCAAATGCTAACTGTGCAAAGCAGGCCTGGGATATTCTCAGTACAGAGTATCAAGGACACTCCAAGGTACGAGTTGTCAAACTCCATAGTCTTCGTAGAGAGTTGATGAATTTATTGATGAAGGAAGGTGAACTCATTAAGGATTACTACACTAGAGTAATGGATGTTGTGAATCGTTTGCGAATCTGTGGTGAAGACATGCCTGATAGGAGGGTGATAGAGAAgattcttattagtctaactccAAAGTACAACAATATAGTGACCACtgttgaagaaacaaaagatcTGGATAGTATGACTGTTAGTGACTTGATTGGCTCCCTAGAGGCTCATGAGACTCGTGTAAAAATAGAGGGCCTTAATGTTGATACCTTGGAGAGTGCTTATCAAATGAGGATGAGTCAAGAAAGTAATAAGAGTCAGGGTGGTAGTTCATCTTCTAGTGGTTGGAACAAACGATCAGGAATCAGACCTCAGTGCAcattttgcaaaagggaaggtCACTCAGAGGAATCTTGTTGGGTTAAGACAAAACCACAGTGCTCATTATGTAAGAAAGAAGGTCATGTGGAGGAGCATTGTTGGAATAAAGGGAAACCTCAATGTAGAAGTTGTGGTAAATTTGGGCATCTACAGAAAGAGTGTAGAAGTAAAGACAAAGATAAACAACAAGCAAATCTAGCCCAGGagactgatgatgatgaagagtcTTTATTTCTGGCCTGTTTCAAGATAACTCCGACAAAGAACTCTGTTTGGTTTCTTGATTCTGGTGCAAGTAATCATATGACAGCCAATATATCTTTATTCAAAGAGTTGGATCATTCATTCACCACTCAAGTAGTTCTGGGGAATGGGGAATCAGTCAGAGTCGAAGGTAAAGGTGTTGTATCTGTTAATACCACAAAAGGAAGGTCTTTAATTCGAGATGTGATGTATGTTCCTAAACTGGACTCAAACTTACTCAGTGTGGGACAGTTGATGGAAAGGGGGTTTATCCTTGTCTTTGAAGGTGATACTTGTCAGATTTTTGATGGCagtaagaacaaaaaattgGTTGTTTCTGTCAAGATGCAGAGAAAAAGAAGTTTTCAGCTGGATTTTGACTTTCCTATAGTGTCTCAGAATAACTCAGAGCTAGCTTTAAAGATGACTACAGAAGAATCCCATTTGTGGCATCAAAGGCTAGGTCATCTGAGTTCTCAAAACTTGAAGAGAATTCAAGATCTCAAACTGGTCTCTGATTTACCTAGAATTGACATCAAGTCTCTAATATGCAGCAGCTGTATGGAAGGCAAGCAGAAGCGTAAGCCTTTTCATAATGACTCTATCTGGAGAGCTACAGAGTACCTCGAACTTGTGCATACTGATGTGTGTGGTCCCATGCATACTCCTACTTCCGAAGGTAATAGATACTTTCTCatctttattgatgatttctccaGGATGACCtgggtttattttttgaaagaaaaatctgaAGTTTTTAGCATATTCAAGAAGTTCAAAATGTTTGTTGAAACTCAATCAGGCAAAGTGCTCAAGATGATTCGTAGTGATAGAGGTGGCGAATTCACCTCTAAGGAGTTTAATCAGTTTTGTACAAGCAGTGGCATCCATCACCAATTGACTGTGGGTTACGCTCCTGATCAAAATGGTGTTTCAGAACGCAAAAATAGGACTATTATGGAGATGGCAAGGACTCTACTTGCTGGAAAAAAACTTCCCAATTGGCTATGGGCAGAAGCAGTTAATACATCTGTCTATCTACTAAATAGATGTCCTACCAGTGCTGTGCAAGGAAGGACTCCCTTGGAGGCTTGGACAGGTACTAAACCTTCAGCCAAGTATCTTAAAGTGTTTGGAAGTGTTTGCTTTATTCATATTCCTGATGCTAAACGAAGCAAACTTGATAAAAAATGTGAGACGGGTATCGATCTTTCTAGGCTACAGTCACCAATCTAAAGGATTCAGGGTGTATAATCTGGAAACTAAGAAGTTGGTTATTACTAGAGATGTGGAGGTTGATGAGAAAGCAGTTTGGGACTGGACTGAGGGTATTATCAAACCCTCTTCTATTACTGCAACTGGTGACATACATGCCAATTCTTCACCTAAAGTGAGAGAAGCAGATGATTGTTCTAATGGTGATCATGAAGATCAGGATTCCGTGATTTCTGATGCTGACAGTCTTGCAGGAGGGATTACTGATGCTATCCTGGAAGATTATGATGATAGTCTGAATGATCAAGGAGGTCTTACTGATGTCAGTTCTGAATCTCCAGTGAGGAAATATAAAAGTCTTGTTGATATAAGTTTTGAATCTCCAGTGAGGAAGTATAGAAGTCTTACTGACGTCTATGAGTCTTGTAAATTGACTGCATTAGAGCCCAACACTCTTGGAGAAGCCTTCAAGAATAGAGTTTGGGTGGAAGCAATGGAAGAAAAGTTGAAACAGATTGAGAAGAATGAAACTTGGCAGTTAGTTGATCTTCCTGCAGATAAGGAGGCAATTGGTGTGAAATGGGtgtataaaacaaaattaaatccTGACAATACAGTTCAAAAATACAAGGCCAGGTTAGTGGCCAAGGGGTATTCTCAGCAATTTGGAAAGGACTACAAAGAAACCTTCGCTCCTGTGGCTCGTATGGAAACAGTGAGACTTATAATTGCTCTGGCAGCTCAAAAAAAATGGAAGTTGCACCATCTTGATGTAAAATCAGCCTTCTTGAATGGGTTTCTGGAAGAGGAAGTTTTTGTGCGACAGCCACCAGGTTTTGTTAAACAAGGAGCAGAATCTCAagtgttgaaattgaacaaagcCCTCTATGGTCTTAAGCAAGCTCCAAGAGCTTGGTACAGTAGAATTGATGAATATTTTACCAGTCAAGGTTTCAAGAAAAGTCCTAGTGAATCCACTCTCTATGTCAAAGAAGGAGGAAATGGGAAAAAGATAATAGTATctctttatgttgatgatctagTCCTAACTGGAAATGATGAGGGGCTTATAGAAGATTTCAAAAAGAATATGAAAGAGAATTTTGAAATGAATGATTTGGGTCTCATGACTTATTTTCTGGGCATTGAAATTGATCAACAAGAAGGGCTTGTTTTTATTTGCTAGCGCAAGTATACTCAAGAACTTTTGAGCCGATTTGGCATGGAGGATTGCAAGGCTGTTGCCACTCCTGTTGCAGCACATGAGAAATTTTATAAAGAAGATGGCTCTCCAAAGGCTGATCCTGGTCTTTACAGATGCATGATAGGAAGTCTTCTTTACTTGTCCTCAACTCGTCCTGACATACAGTATGCTACAAACCTGCTTTCACGATTCATGCAATCCCCTAGTGAGACACATCTAAGTGGAGTCAAGAGAGTGTTTAGGTATCTACAGGGTACTATAGGTTATGGAATTCATTACTTTCATAAACCTGGTGCTACTTTACAAGGGTATTGTGATAGTAATTATGGAGGATCCCCTGATGATTTTAAAAGTACAGCTGGGTATGTTTTTACTCTTGGTTCTGGGGCCTTTACTTGGCTCTCGAGAAAACAAAAGACTACAGCTCAGTCCACAGCTGAGGCTGAATATGTAGCTGGAGCCCTAGCTGCAAATCACACTGCATGGCTCAGGTATGTTCTTGATGATCTTggtgaaaaacaaaaagggcCTACCAATATCCTTTGTGACAGTAGGTCTGCCATTTGCATGTCTAAAAATCCTGTGTTTCACAGCCGCAGCAAGCACATAGCTATTAAATTTCATGTCTTGAGAGAAGCAGTTAACAACAAAGTTATAGTGCTGACACATTGTGCAAGTGAAGATCAATTAGCAGATTGTTTTACTAAAGGTCTGCAGAAACTCAAATTTGCTGACTCACGAGCAAGGCTTGGTGTGGGAGCGAAATAGCATCAGGAGGGAGTGTTGAAGTTGatgctctttcttttgttttgtttgttcttgTCTAGTGCGGTGTCGTTTCATGTCCTTAGTCAAAACTACGTCGTTTATATGTTTTTGGTCTTTTTAGGTCTGCTGTGCTTTTTGTTCTGTAGTTGTAACAAAAACATCTGATATACGATTCTCTCTCAATTTTTGGTTTCTGGCTTAACCTTGATATGTGTTATAGTAATGGAATGTTCAATACCTTGATAGTCTTACAAATCGTACTATGCGTCTTGAATTTTGCAAGAGCCATTGAACCATCACTCCTATACCAATAGTTGTGAAATTGACGATAAAATTCGAATATAGAAAATCTGGGAGAACAAAAGAGGGAAAGAAGACACAAGATTTAACAAGGTTTGACACAATTGACCTACATctttaggcaaaaaaaaaaccaagagtTTCACTAAGATGAAGAAGATTTACAAAAGAGATGAGTTTTTGAGGTTTGTCCTTTGTGAGGCTCATTTCACAGTAGTAGAAAAGGCGGATTCGCCATGCACGAAGTctgctatatatataacttggaGCGATCAAGAACTGATCAACCAGGGAGACGCATACACATATAGTAATTACTTCAGCGTAGCTAGACATGTCGAGAGAAAATAATGTAACAGATTTTGAGGTTGGCAAGGAAGTTGAGATCGACAAAAATCAACTCGTACCGGGTCAGCATATCTATGTTTACAGGTCTATACCCTTAACCTACACTCATCATGGTACGTACTCTGTCATCTACGTACTCTGTCATCTCTACTTGTAGATTTTCCCTTAGATCTTTTGTACGTGCCTTTTGGTTGATTTTCCGACAAGTTTAGGCTTTATGTTCATGTATGTCTACGGGCATGAGGTAACTCCACTTTTCGGATTAGTGTTGAAATCAACTCAAATGGTAGTTTAGGATTTATTTAATTCTCTCTTGTTACTACGTCTTCAATATTTACATTAGCAATTCCAGATGAAGTATTCCTTTTAATAAAATCCTGTTTTCAACTATATATACatggtatatgtatatgtatcagGAATATACGTGGGCAAAGATTCAAAGAAGAGTCACGTTCAATTCGTGATCCACTTCGTCGGCGATCTACAAAATGGCTCATTTAGTATCTCTGTCTCATCAATTAACTATGGCTCATCAAGTAGCTCGCAGGCGTGCGAAGACTGCAACTACCGGAGGAATATCGATAGTGGAGTTTTGAGGACCTGCCTGAAGTGCTTCATTGACGGTTCATTGGGAGAAACAAAGTTGTATCTGTACCAATATGGTGTTTCTACTACAGACAAGCGCGCTTGTTTTGCAGGGACTTGCAGCTGTAAAGAAGCGAAGTCACCCAAGGAAATTGTGAAGAATGCCTATAAAAAGCTACAGGACCCAAAACCTAGGAAATACAACCTTCTTACAAATAATTGTGAAACGTTCGCGACAGAATGCTCCACTGAAAATGGAGAGAGTGGACAGGCGGATAAAGTGATAAGAACTGCTGTTGTTACTACTGGTATTGCAGGAGTACTAGCCGCTGCAGGTTACGCTCTCTATAGTAACTACtcgaagaagaaggaagaagaagaagaagagaggaaaaaataatCAACAACTAAATACTAATGCAATGCAGAGCATCTTTGTGTCTTCCTGTAATATTTGAAGAATAAAGTCTCTCTGCTTGAAAGTTCTAAactattacatatatatgttgtatgagAGTGTGGGGTTTGGAATTATTATtcgccaatatatatatatagatgttgtGTAATACATCAAGTGTTGAATAAATGCTAGCTATGTATGCTGGGTTTTAGTAGAAAATTAGACATGTGCATTGTTTTTGCAAAAGGAATTATTGTAGCCTAATGTATGCCAAATCTTTACACCCATACCCTTTCAATGTGAGTGTGTGTCTACATGTGTGTCAATTATTCTAAAATTTGAGTAAtttattctaaaaataaaataactatattttatcattttttaaaattattttgaggGGATACTACTTAACTTCTAAAAATATtaccctaaaaaaaaaatacttttgacttagaataacaaaaaataataaaaactaaaattattgcATTCTTTATGGTGCACATGGGTCAAAGCCTTTGTCGATCCCAAATTCCCAATCCAAATAAAATCCGTTCACGCTCGCCTGCTTCGGCGAGCCCATGACGATGCACATTCATTTTGTTTTATCCATTATACTAAATACtatacatttttaaaattttcaaaattatcaaaataaaattggTGCATTTTGCGTAGGTCTTCCCCGCAATCCTCAAAGTACATGCATGAATTTTGATGATGTATAGAGAAGCAACAAAATTACGTACATCTAAAACGCTACTGCTTTAATATAATAATTGACACTGTattgtattataatattatatataatgtgATAACTGTAAGCGAGAGATCCGGAGTTCAAGTCTCATTGATGTTCCTATTATTACAATTTGCGAGATGGATCCTTCCTCAGTCCAGCGTGTACCTCGATCCAGGTCTCAATTGATCCATGGGGATTGTAAGTCTTTGATGTGATTCGAGATTTATCAGTGATTTGTGCTGTAGGCAGAAAAAGTAATCACATGGAAAATTCTCTCCAATTTTGAGCAATAaagatttaaacaaaaaaaggcGAATCTTTTCCTCCAAGACTTAATTTAGTGGAAGCATTGTCCATGCATGAATTCGCTATTGGTCGACATGAAGAATAATTAAAGTGATGAACCTGGTCGGTGCTGTCATGAGAGTTTTTATATTGGGATACAAATAATACACGCACACACTTTAATGAATTGTAAGGTGTTTGCTTGCTCTCTTCTGTGCTATGCATGGGAGCAACCGCTTCTGACACTCAGAGTTTTACTGAGCGTGACAAAATATATTGGACATCTTCTACGCTAGGTAGAGATAAAATGATCGTTCTCGTAATGCAAACTTAGATGAAATAAAcatgaatatattttttattgattgGCCTCTCTTTTTCTAGCTCACACGATACATGTCTCTATACATAGTATCAAACATTACAAACTAGACTACTCAGATGTCAACTTCATCCTCAATTAGACGGTAAGGATTAAGGATAGAGTTGATCTGTCAAGGTTGTTCCAACGTCAGAGCTATACTTGACTTGATGATCCATGGGATAACAGAGAGCTTCATCTTATCTTCAAGAGCTAAGGATCACTATAGGTGTGACCACCAAGCTCTGTTTGTTGCTTGAATGCCGTGATTTGTTATCAAACAATGATAGAGTTTGTTCCAAGTTTGAGTTATGACATGCACCTTGCTTGCATGGAGATGCCCCTTGGCATGAGAGAGTTTTACTTGGATCAGACCTTTTACTCAGAATGTTTGACCTGACCATGTGTGTATTAGCTTCCGTATCTCTTCTAACAACCTTATCACTTGTCTTCACCCATTGTTTGTAGCTTAGGACAATTTGTCATGTCGTTCACTTGTGGGTTATTATCCTCCCATAAACTATGGCGAGGTTCGAGGCATGCATAGTTTGGGTCGAAAGTAAGCGAGGGATGTCTTTGACATCGATTTGGTAAAAATGTCTACAACTTGGTCAGTGGTCGAAACATGCTAAGTAATCAGTTGGCCAAGAGCTACTCACTCACATACAAAGTGATAGTCCAGCATAATGTTCTTTGTTCAGCCATGAAAAACAGGGTTGATAGTCATGCATAGGGCGCTTAGATTGTCACAGAGTAATAAGATCGGAGGAGTAGCTACAGTAACTGTTAGATTCATGCAGTTCTTCGATGTTTCTTCCTCGCCTCTCCTCTGTTTGCTTGATCTTCAGAAGCTTCCCAAACTTCACTTCACGATTGCCTTCTTTTTGCCCAAAAGTGCTATTGGGCTTATTTTATTAGGTCTCATTGTTCATGAGCTAGTTTTTactttgtttattgttttgggcTTCATTGTTTCTAAGCCCAATAGCAGCCCAATGCTATTTTATTTATCCTTTGTTTTTATTTCCATTGAAAGGTCACATTTGAGTCAATAGTTGTTTCTTTCAAACAGGATACTAAGCTTACTTATGGAAAACTCAGCCATAACTCTTTtacttttgaactttgaatatTATGACTTTCTTCTTTactacttcttcttctcttctttacTATGCAACTATTTGATACTACTTCTGCAAGTTACAAATTCCGAGTTACACATAAGCATATATCATTTTACATTAGTAACACTAAGATCTTTCATGAGGAAAGTAAGCCAAGTGAGTTCAGCAGTAGCATGTGCCATTGCTCGATACTCAACTTCAGTGCTTTTATGAGCAActgtttttctatatttttgcaCATCACGAGATCAGATTCTAGCCAAGATATGTACAATATCTAGTTGTTGATCATTGTGCTACAGGAAACCATGCCCAATCTgctttaaaaaaacataaagatCAAGTGTAGTGTTCAAGGTAAAATGTAAGCTTAGATGAACTATGCCTTTTACAAAGCGAAGAATCCGTTAGCCTTTAATTTGGCCTTAAATACCTTAGAATACGCATACTCTTTCCCAAGAACGGTTAGTCAAGTTATATGGAAATGTGCGGGATAAGAAACAACAAATAACAAACGAAATTAACGAGAAAACCTAACTGTCAAAAAAATCTTAAGTCTATCAAGCGACAAACCTTTAAAACAATCCTTTATGTGAACAAAGATTACAAAGGTTTTATCCAACCTGAAAAACACCTTAATACATCAATAGTTCAACGTATGTTTCACTAAATACAGCAAGTCCGTTAGCTGCACGTGCTTTGGCAGCTACCAAAGTCTTCAGCTTGAGAAGACGTTGTTTGATATCCCACCAACAAGTGACCCATTCCACCAAGAGTTGTATCATGCCGACATTCTTCTCCAACTAGATTGCACAAGCAAGAAAGAAACTTTTGAAGCAACAAGAATTGAGATATGATTTTAGCAAAAGCTTCGATTATCTTCACAGCACGTCTTGAGAAAATAGATAGGTCTTGACATGTGTTCTTGATAATTCCAAGATAGTAGTTCTActaaatcaaaacaaagaacTTGGGAGATGTTTGTTCAatctaaaatttaaattttaaatttatctgCTAGGGTTCTATCACATCCCAAATTCTATACAAAGTTTATCTAAACACATGCAACACTTAACTAGAGTCCTAACATAATAAAACAATCATACAAAAGATAAAACACTTAGAACCACGTCACTACTGAGTTCACATATGAACGTCATTTTTGGATCTGATTTAGAATCGCGTTTGCAATAGCCTACATCAGGTTACACTGCGTAGCAGTCACAGTGTAAGCTACCCTAGCATACATCCCTACACAGAAAATAGATAAATCAAGAATATATTAGCTCATTCAGTCTAACCAATCACACCATCATTCACCAGCAGGGTTAAAAACCCAACAATGCCCATTTTGAGCCAATCACATACATATTGGGTGTGCGTGGACTAAAGTTCAGGTGCCATTATCGTGTAGTGCTCTCAGTTCCATGGACATAGCTTGTTTCCAACCAACATGAGAGAGGGCAGATCGAAGTGATTGTGGTTTTCTTGGGATAGTATTAGTTGTAGTATTCAAGGCATACTTGGGGTTGGTTTGACTATGCCATCTCTTGCACGAGTTATCATTGGGTGATGAGATTGTGATGAGATTGTTGGTGGTAAACCTCCTGGTATGCTACTTTCCTGCAAAATAGAATGATCATGACGAACAGCATTAGTAGCACAATAGTTTATGTATGACCTCCTGGTATGCTACTTTCCTGGTATGCTACTTTCAACCATACCTGATTGCTGAGGTGTATAGGGGCATGATAGTTGATGTATGACACCCAGTGATCTAAAACTTAGGGATGtcagtaaaaaacatctcagttatcctagtagtggatgtgtcactctctggttcaatcactAGGTTTTGTGGGCCCTTAGGGATGtcagtaaaaaacatctcagttatcccaatagtggatgtgtcactctctggttcaatcactAGGTTTTGTGGGTCCCTACACTTAcatgaagggacaagatccaCTACTGGGATAACTTATatgctttttactgggatccctaacatttttggatCTAAAATGTGATCCTAGTTTATTGTTAACAAATTCACCACCGCCATTAGAGTGAAAGATCTTGACTGTAGCATCCTATTTTTTCTCTCTACCATACCATTTTGCTGAGGTGTTTTTGGGGCAGAGAACTCATGCTTGATTCCCTGCTTCTTTCAAAACTCATCATACTTGACATTTTCAAATTCAGTGCCATGATCATATCTTATTCTGCACAAATGATATCCATCATCTAATTTGTCAATTTTGAGTAGTGGATACAGATCTGTAAAAATTTCAAAACTCTATGattttttacttataaatcTTACCCACGACTATCTTGAAAAAtcatcaattacaatcaaaatatACTTCTTACCTACAATGCTCTCAATTCTTGTGGGTCTCATGAGATCCATGTGAAGTAATTCAAATAGTCTTGTAGTGCCAATAGTAGTAATCTTTTTACGAGAAGATATAGTTGGTTTACCCAGTTGATATGGACCACACTTACCTTGAGTTTTACCAATCTTTGGTAACACTTTTACCAACTCAGACCTAGCCAGCTTTTGCAAATCATGATAGTTTAGATGCCCAATCTCTCATGCCACAACCTGTCAAAGGAGGTTAATCTAGTAGAATTGCTTATGATATTTTCATCAAACGGAATAGTGTAACAGTTATCACTCGACCTCTTTCCCTGTAAAACACAATGATTATTTTTATCAAAGACACGATGATACCTTCTGGTGAAATGAGCTGTGTAACAGTTATCGTAGATCTGGCTTTCTAACCCAAAGTTTTCCTGTCTGTTTTGGGATCGACAGAGATTCCTTGGTTGGTTTGTCAATATGCTTATGAGAAAATTTAGATAACACATGAAACCAGTTATGAGAAATCCCTTCATGCACATTCAACTTCTTGAATTGATTGTCCATAAATGCATTATGTAGCCCATGCAGTTTAAAACAGTTGGGTCGAATATGTCTCTTAATTCCATAAAAATGACAACTAGGACAAACCTTTCGTGAAAATTTTGATGCCTAGCTAGTCTGTATGCAAAAGGTTGTGTTGAATGACCAAACCTAAAATGGGATTCGTGTATGTTGGAATGCAAAAATTCCTCACCTTTTGTCTTTGTCTTTGATTGAGACATGTTGATCATCCTTCTCTCTTCTTGCTTATGAGTTCTGACCATTGGAAGAACAAAGTTTAGAGATTTTGAATTCGATCCAGATTCTCCAGATTTTGAGATATATCCAATTCCAGTGGTAAGATTGGATGCTCTCTGAAAATCAACAATATCCTACAATTATTGAGTACCTGTCACAAATTTATTAGAATTTGAGCATACCTTCTTGAGCATAGCTTCTCTCTATGCTTCTGCTTGATTGATGTAGGCTACATCACGGGCCATTTCATATTGAAATCGAGATTCAAGATCTGCAATATCTTTCTTGAGTTATTTAATCTTGTATTTTCCCTCATTCAGTTCTCTTAACAAACGTTCAATTCCTCTTTAAGCacttatcttttttcttttgttgtcttTGTACACTCATTGAACAACTGATTGCATGCATTTTGAAGTTCACTAACTTCATTTTTAGATTCACTCTCATCTTTACAAGAGTCTGACAGGCAGTCATTTATAGTGACTGGAAAAGCTACAACTTTTATGTTATCCTTATCCAGTGATTCTAAATCATATTCTCCCTCTGATTCATCATTCCATGTTAACTTTAACGCCTTTGGATTTTTCTTCTGGAATATGCCATATGGCCAAACCCATGACATTGGAAACATTGAGAAGATTTCGaatcctttcctttcttttcaacCTTCTTCTTGTCAATTGAGGAAGTTCCCTTATCCATTGACTCACCTGTCtttctgttttttaaattttttttgaagttt of Tripterygium wilfordii isolate XIE 37 chromosome 13, ASM1340144v1, whole genome shotgun sequence contains these proteins:
- the LOC120012539 gene encoding uncharacterized protein LOC120012539 codes for the protein MSRENNVTDFEVGKEVEIDKNQLVPGQHIYVYRSIPLTYTHHGIYVGKDSKKSHVQFVIHFVGDLQNGSFSISVSSINYGSSSSSQACEDCNYRRNIDSGVLRTCLKCFIDGSLGETKLYLYQYGVSTTDKRACFAGTCSCKEAKSPKEIVKNAYKKLQDPKPRKYNLLTNNCETFATECSTENGESGQADKVIRTAVVTTGIAGVLAAAGYALYSNYSKKKEEEEEERKK